A window from Dama dama isolate Ldn47 chromosome 11, ASM3311817v1, whole genome shotgun sequence encodes these proteins:
- the RAD51AP2 gene encoding RAD51-associated protein 2 translates to MSLTQRDPQVSELGEPVSPLPPADDPDSLPPRRKKPRLEEPGGVSEVEWRLPLVPCLSEVEKVWELPLRPVKAPMISTKEIFGNATGSCAKKSVSEKQIHNPEYQNSKIEMNSCLPSLPSQNFASGVKASRTSCEPELYDREIFDVHCSDIFETEAGQLSHASVHDVCVIKNEDGKQYLVQERDNSQEDNNDIKLTENPFLDITFYKDTKSTFHDIKNRCKAGSVMPSKKKENSIPASTLKISKSQNQPSMEIAKPSYFRDKSTTSIPEFPTDLNSKMSSVYLKEIGKKNGKNEAYVRDFTNIHWSQNRPDVKKQKLQNDKKIVDAENIFSECYESNHQSLSNQSVCVRKKDLIGLHYYNHSSIKSDAIDSAKNFTIKLENANCKETETGLYSYIFTRLEKLQNWDCNIIYILRKNRENSWTVDSYKVKYENMKKAGEILNLQQFLEIDLSKGNYHNMKVMKTHDEKAKPLMTETLGSQKVLKQIFCLKYKGENDNMLHFRYYTTQKDFHLGSSFENLITEIFYFHESISGNQKDNILIWCGILKCKKQIDVQNLITETMNVNTNNDISSICLQNNVLDLLNIILKTSITSLRNDFVSFTIVENDSKLEEGCIFKWIMYLNYPKNITVENHTVDPVRTLTFSRLLENNMKSMLKKRIFKSEQIFEESKKKLTNSFSMTSKNIYFPIFETYEKIPLLMDFDDTDEIFLTKEISYKNQNCPQQIMSVENWVHCSSKTNKTHVRSCSQFTQNWKYINKKTYEVNVQNQDLYAEGKQKHNKISSFNFNYIFKDFFNTRQQALQASHDKKHSEQTNPMTVTQVLDFGNLINEIECKKYDLTLKEEEKITAQNLTNFCQGYEDIKTEKEEKNSFYSTDDTFIVQPVSLMTKLDMEETKYVNQSNVVDRNEYESIFQESELADSKHFHPKNDSSECFNHQFETHLSVGNNECFQDLTAKCLSTDILTIANNFEMKSKFNLVLEELRMFHEISKENEILSTVETNNRQENYFVGSNAVEEVKIGIKKGLKMGTENKLCSSSLLGDMIASPNMHKKHQSLFKWKTVPKNGEQEVPNDCCLRTPEEESLYSTSKEGCENPSPERPTFFSDEFKGEKFNYLLKAGSSFSYGISRVLPLKTCSRPVRIGLSRKAKVKQLHPYLK, encoded by the exons ATGTCTCTCACGCAGCGCGACCCTCAGGTTTCCGAACTCGGGGAGCCTGTCTCCCCTTTACCACCTGCTGACGACCCTGATTCCCTACCACCCCGTAGAAAGAAACCCCGTCTTGAGGAGCCCGGTGGTGTTTCTGAGGTGGAGTGGAGGCTGCCTTTGGTGCCTTGCTTGTCTGAGGTGGAAAAAGTGTGGGAGTTGCCGCTCAGACCCGTCAAAGCGCCCATGATTTCAACTAAGGAGATTTTTGGTAACGCCACAGGCTCGTGTGCGAAGAAATCTGTCAGTGAGAAACAGATACATAATCCGGAATACCAAAATAGCAAAATTGAGATGAATAGTTGTTTGCCGTCTCTACCCTCACAAAATTTTGCTTCTGGTGTGAAGGCTTCTAGAACGTCTTGTGAACCAGAGCTGTATGACAGAGAGATTTTCGATGTGCATTGCAGTGATATATTTGAAACAGAGGCTGGTCAGCTGTCCCACGCCTCTGTACACGATGTATGTGTAATTAAAAACGAGGATGGAAAACAATATTTAGTCCAAGAGAGAGACAATAGTCAGGAAGACAATAATGACATAAAACTGACAGAAAATCCATTTTTAGATATTACCTTTTACAAGGACACTAAATCAACATTTCATGATATTAAGAACAGATGTAAAGCTGGTAGTGTTATGccatcaaagaaaaaagaaaatagcattcCAGCATCTACTCTAAAAATATCAAAATCTCAAAACCAGCCCAGCATGGAAATTGCCAAACCTAGCTATTTTAGAGATAAGAGTACAACAAGTATCCCTGAGTTTCCAACTGATTTAAATAGCAAAATGTCCTCTGTCTATTTAAAGGAAATAGGgaagaaaaatggcaaaaatgaGGCATATGTTAGGGATTTCACAAACATTCACTGGTCCCAAAATAGACCTGATGTTAAGAAGCAAAAGTTACAGAATGATAAAAAAATTGTGgatgcagaaaatattttttctgagtgTTATGAAAGTAACCACCAGTCACTCAGCAACCAAAGTGTTTGTGTGAGAAAAAAAGACTTGATCGGTTTACACTACTATAATCACAGTAGTATCAAGTCTGATGCAATAGACTCTGCAAAGAATTTCACTATAAAACTAGAAAATGCAAATTGCAAGGAGACAGAAACAGGCCTGTACAGCTACATATTTACCAGATTGGAAAAACTGCAAAACTGGGACtgtaacattatatatattttgagaaaaaatagggaaaatagTTGGACTGTGGATAGTTACAAggtgaaatatgaaaatatgaaaaaagctGGAGAAATACTGAATTTGCAACAATTTTTAGAAATAGATCTAAGTAAAGGAAATTATCACAATATGAAAGTCATGAAAACACATGATGAAAAAGCAAAGCCTCTCATGACAGAAACACTGGGTAGTCAAAaagttttaaagcaaattttttgcttaaaatataaaggagaaaatgatAATATGCTACACTTCAGATATTATACCACACAAAAAGATTTTCATTTAGGCAGTAGTTTTGAAAATTTAATTacagaaattttttatttccatgaaaGTATTTCAGGAAATCAAAAAGATAATATCTTAATCTGGTGTGGGATTTTGAAGTGTAAAAAGCAAATTGATGTTCAAAATCTAATAACTGAGACTATGAATGTCAATACAAATAATGATATTTCAAGCATATGTTTACAAAACAATGTTTTGGACCTTCTAAATATTATATTGAAAACCAGCATAACTTCTTTGCGCAATGACTTTGTCTCTTTTACAATTGTTGAAAATGATTCTAAATTAGAAGAGGGATGCATTTTCAAATGGATAATGTATTTGAATTATCCAAAAAATATCACAGTGGAAAATCATACTGTAGATCCAGTCAGGACTTTAACTTTTTCAAGACTgttagaaaataatatgaaatctatgttaaagaaaagaatatttaaaagtgaACAAATTTTTGAAGAGTCTAAGAAAAAACTTACCAATTCCTTCAGTATGACAAGTAAAAACATATACTTTCCaatttttgaaacatatgaaaaaattccTCTTTTAATGGACTTTGATGACACTGATGAAATTTTTCTGACAAAAGAAATTAGTTACAAGAATCAGAATTGTCCTCAACAAATCATGAGTGTGGAAAATTGGGTTCACTGTAGctctaaaactaataaaacacaTGTTAGGTCTTGTTCTCAATTTACACAGAACTGGaaatatattaacaaaaaaaCTTATGAAGTAAATGTGCAGAACCAAGATTTATATGCTGAAGGAAAGCAAAAGCATAATAAGATCAgtagttttaattttaactaCATATTTAAAGATTTCTTCAATACTAGGCAACAGGCTTTACAGGCAAGCCATGACAAAAAGCATAGTGAACAAACCAATCCCATGACTGTAACTCAGGTGCTAGATTTTGGGAACTTGATAAATGAAAttgaatgtaaaaaatatgacttaactttgaaggaggaagaaaaaatcaCAGCACAAAATTTAACAAACTTTTGCCAAGGTTATGAAGAcattaagacagaaaaagaagagaaaaatagtttttattcaACGGATGACACGTTTATTGTGCAACCAGTTTCATTAATGACTAAATTAGATATGGAAGAGACTAAATATGTTAATCAAAGTAATGTAGTTGACAGAAATGAATATGAGAGTATTTTTCAAGAGAGTGAGTTAGCTGATTCAAAGCATTTTCATCCAAAGAATGACTCTTCAGAATGTTTTAATCATCAGTTTGAAACTCATTTGAGTGTAGGGAACAATGAATGTTTTCAGGACTTAACTGCCAAGTGTTTATCAACAGACATTCTGACAATAGCAAACAATTTTGAAATGAAGAGTAAATTTAATTTAGTGCTTGAAGAACTTCGTATGTTTCATGAAAttagtaaagaaaatgaaattctaaGCACTGTGGAAACCAACAATAGGCAAGAAAATTACTTTGTAGGAAGCAATGCTGTTGAGGAGGTAAAAATAGGGAtaaaaaaaggtttgaaaatggGTACAGAAAACAAATTATGTTCATCTTCTTTGCTTGGTGATATGATAGCAAGTCCTAATATGCATAAAAAACACCAAAGTTTATTTAAATGGAAAACAGTTCCCAAAAATGGTGAACAGGAAGTTCCTAATGATTGCTGTCTAAGAACACCAGAGGAAGAATCACTTTATTCTACTTCTAAGGAAG GTTGTGAAAATCCTTCACCTGAAAGACCAACGTTTTTCTCTGATgaatttaagggagaaaaatttAATTATCTACTGAAGGCAG GTAGCAGTTTTTCATATGGAATTTCAAGAGTACTACCTCTTAAGACATGCAGTCGACCAGTCAGGATTGGATTGTCAAGAAAGGCTAAGGTTAAACAACTTCATCCCTATCTGAAATGA